From the genome of Gilliamella sp. wkB7, one region includes:
- the murB gene encoding UDP-N-acetylmuramate dehydrogenase — MKQRIPNTFNLEVYAQKVVTVATVEQLMQVWQDNHQNLPIMILGEGSNTLFTCDFEGIVIVNRIKGITITETEQAWHLKVGAGEIWHQLVTQTIEHNIAGLENLALIPGSVGSAPIQNIGAYGVEFQKVADYVELLELATGNIIKVTDGQYGYRESIFKKQYADGYAVIYVGIKLPKQWQPVLTYGELRNFDPKSTTPKMIFDKVCEIRLSKLPDPKVLGNGGSFFKNPVVDKKVADKLLEIYPTMPIYPQVNNQVKLAAGWLIDQCGLKGYQLGGAAVHQNQALVLVNKNNATAQDVVELARYVRDAVLRKFSVNLSPEIRFIGKIAEIDVDNFL; from the coding sequence ATGAAACAAAGAATCCCAAATACTTTTAATCTTGAAGTTTATGCTCAAAAAGTTGTGACAGTAGCAACGGTCGAACAATTAATGCAGGTTTGGCAAGATAATCACCAGAACCTGCCCATTATGATCCTTGGTGAAGGCAGTAATACACTTTTTACTTGTGACTTTGAAGGCATTGTGATTGTGAATCGAATTAAAGGTATTACCATCACCGAAACGGAACAAGCATGGCATTTAAAAGTGGGGGCAGGCGAAATTTGGCATCAACTTGTAACACAAACTATTGAACACAATATCGCCGGACTTGAAAATTTAGCATTAATTCCAGGTAGTGTGGGTTCTGCACCAATCCAAAATATTGGCGCTTATGGAGTTGAGTTTCAAAAAGTGGCGGATTATGTGGAATTATTGGAACTTGCTACAGGAAACATCATTAAGGTAACAGATGGTCAATATGGCTATCGGGAAAGTATTTTTAAAAAGCAATATGCTGATGGTTATGCGGTAATTTATGTCGGTATCAAATTACCTAAACAGTGGCAACCTGTATTAACTTATGGCGAATTGCGTAACTTTGATCCAAAAAGTACTACTCCTAAGATGATATTCGATAAAGTTTGTGAAATTCGGCTTAGTAAGCTGCCTGACCCAAAGGTGCTTGGTAACGGCGGTAGTTTTTTTAAAAATCCAGTTGTTGATAAAAAAGTTGCCGATAAGCTACTTGAAATTTACCCAACTATGCCAATATATCCACAAGTAAATAATCAAGTCAAACTTGCTGCAGGTTGGCTTATCGATCAATGTGGTCTAAAAGGCTATCAATTGGGTGGCGCTGCAGTTCATCAAAATCAAGCACTTGTATTAGTCAATAAAAATAACGCAACTGCGCAAGATGTGGTTGAATTAGCTCGTTATGTTCGAGATGCCGTATTACGAAAATTTTCAGTTAATCTTTCACCTGAAATCCGTTTTATTGGCAAAATAGCTGAAATTGATGTAGACAACTTTCTTTAA
- the ypfJ gene encoding KPN_02809 family neutral zinc metallopeptidase, giving the protein MRWRDQRESDNIEDRRSQYGSDSGIRIPISGKGRAVLFIVVLVAGYYGVDLTGLLNPNLIDSNSSSLSSNQYSINDEDAAKFTSVILASTEDYWQQEFNRLGRTYTPPKLVLYTGSTRTSCGVGQTFMGPFYCSVDKTVYLDISFYQEMKQQLGGGGDFAQGYVIAHEIGHHVQNLLGVFNKIEQLKQGQSEVFANQLSVKLELQADCFAGMWGHAMQQKNILDVGDIEQALKTAEAIGDDRLQRQSNGYVVPDSFTHGSSKQRYTWFKRGFDSGDINQCNTFAE; this is encoded by the coding sequence ATGCGTTGGAGAGACCAAAGAGAGAGTGATAATATTGAAGATCGCCGCTCACAATATGGAAGCGATTCAGGAATAAGGATCCCAATAAGTGGTAAAGGTCGAGCTGTTTTATTTATCGTAGTTTTGGTTGCTGGTTATTATGGTGTTGATTTGACCGGCTTACTTAATCCTAATCTAATTGACTCCAATAGCTCATCACTAAGCTCAAATCAATATTCCATCAATGATGAAGATGCTGCTAAATTTACATCGGTCATTTTAGCGAGTACTGAAGATTACTGGCAACAAGAGTTTAATCGTTTAGGTAGAACCTATACTCCTCCCAAATTAGTCTTATATACGGGTTCAACAAGAACATCGTGTGGTGTTGGCCAGACTTTTATGGGGCCATTTTATTGCAGTGTTGATAAAACTGTCTATTTGGATATTTCATTCTATCAAGAGATGAAACAACAACTTGGTGGTGGTGGTGACTTTGCCCAAGGTTATGTCATAGCACATGAAATTGGTCATCATGTACAAAATTTGCTGGGTGTGTTCAATAAAATAGAACAATTAAAGCAAGGCCAATCTGAAGTGTTCGCCAATCAATTATCGGTTAAATTAGAGCTACAAGCCGACTGCTTTGCTGGTATGTGGGGGCATGCAATGCAACAAAAAAATATTTTAGACGTTGGCGATATTGAGCAAGCGTTAAAGACCGCTGAAGCTATTGGTGATGATCGCTTACAACGTCAAAGTAATGGTTACGTTGTACCAGATAGTTTTACACATGGTAGTTCTAAGCAACGTTATACTTGGTTTAAACGAGGATTTGATAGCGGTGATATCAATCAATGTAATACTTTTGCTGAATAA
- a CDS encoding zinc/cadmium/mercury/lead-transporting ATPase, producing the protein MLYNNKSTHSHHENHIHCHSDCQNIAHNHTYDTHHSHDADHNHSEGHYCEGHDHGSTQKNEIEDPPEDPERKSQDIKLTWKIKGMDCAHCASKIENGVKTLPNINQTKIIFSTEKLIVFVPKHDDAVIKMIEDKVVELGYTPIFESTPNHAHHHEHSHSFDKKAFIPLAVLGSLIVISYLILLVNHTAGEYAFIFTAIVGLIPILKEALVLTRSGTPFAIESLMSISAIGALFIGAAEEATMVLFLFMIGEMLEGVATTKAKKGISSLVQLMPEETVVIIDGKRKTVASHSLKPDDIIEISSGGRLPADVILVSEQANIDESALTGESIPVNYLSGDKILAGSLVVDNTIQLKVISQSGQNAVDRILQLIEDAEERKAPIERFIDKFSRYYTPAIALFALLVIVIPPLLFNEDWYTWVYRGLTLLLIGCPCALVISTPAVITSALSNAAKQGVLIKGGAALEHIGSIKMVAFDKTGTLTEGKPQVTDVIAQSVTQQQLLTLAAAIESGSHHPLAKAIVDYAAKQQIEVIEASNRKANAGVGIQGDIDNQTYYIVAPSKVTTVSIPLNDENAQKIHQLESAGKTVVVLVTQQKLVGMIALQDVLRSDSITAIKALNELGLKTLMLTGDNQRAAKAIASQLGIDYRAELLPADKLVEIEKIRNTTSIAMVGDGINDSPAMKAATVGIAMGSGTDVALEAADAALTKNSLLSLPNLIRLTRFANRNIKQNITIALGIKLVFLLTSLFGYTGLWLAVLADSGTTAIVTANALRVLGFKSKKDKI; encoded by the coding sequence ATGTTATATAATAACAAATCCACACATTCCCACCATGAAAATCACATCCATTGTCATAGCGATTGTCAAAATATTGCTCATAATCATACATATGACACCCATCATTCCCATGATGCAGATCATAATCATTCTGAGGGGCATTACTGTGAGGGGCATGATCATGGATCAACGCAAAAAAATGAGATAGAAGATCCTCCCGAAGATCCTGAGCGGAAAAGCCAAGACATTAAATTGACTTGGAAAATTAAGGGAATGGATTGCGCTCATTGCGCTAGTAAAATCGAAAATGGTGTTAAAACACTGCCAAACATTAATCAAACCAAAATTATTTTCTCTACAGAAAAGTTGATCGTTTTTGTTCCTAAGCATGACGATGCAGTAATAAAAATGATTGAAGACAAAGTAGTAGAATTAGGGTATACCCCAATTTTTGAAAGCACCCCTAATCACGCACATCATCACGAGCATTCACATAGTTTTGATAAAAAAGCATTCATACCGTTAGCGGTTTTAGGTTCATTAATTGTGATAAGTTACCTTATTTTATTAGTGAATCATACAGCAGGTGAATATGCCTTTATCTTTACTGCAATTGTCGGATTGATTCCGATTTTGAAAGAGGCTTTAGTATTAACGCGAAGTGGTACACCATTTGCCATTGAATCATTGATGAGTATTTCAGCTATAGGAGCCCTATTCATCGGAGCGGCCGAAGAAGCCACCATGGTACTCTTCTTATTTATGATTGGTGAGATGTTAGAAGGCGTTGCGACCACTAAAGCCAAAAAAGGAATTTCATCTCTTGTGCAGCTAATGCCTGAAGAAACGGTGGTCATTATTGACGGCAAAAGGAAAACGGTTGCCAGTCATAGTTTAAAACCTGACGATATAATCGAAATTTCATCTGGTGGGCGATTACCTGCTGATGTTATTTTAGTGAGTGAACAAGCTAACATTGATGAAAGCGCTTTAACTGGGGAATCAATTCCGGTCAATTATCTATCGGGCGATAAAATTTTAGCCGGATCGTTGGTTGTGGATAATACCATTCAACTAAAAGTTATCTCACAATCAGGACAAAATGCCGTAGATCGCATTTTACAATTAATTGAAGATGCTGAAGAACGTAAAGCACCCATTGAGCGATTTATTGATAAATTTAGCCGTTACTACACTCCAGCTATCGCCTTGTTTGCGCTATTGGTCATTGTTATTCCTCCGTTATTATTTAATGAGGATTGGTACACTTGGGTGTATCGTGGATTAACTTTATTATTAATTGGTTGCCCTTGTGCGTTGGTAATATCAACACCAGCCGTTATCACATCAGCCCTATCCAATGCGGCTAAGCAAGGTGTATTAATAAAAGGTGGTGCAGCTTTAGAACATATTGGTTCGATTAAAATGGTGGCATTTGATAAGACCGGCACCTTAACCGAAGGCAAGCCACAAGTCACCGATGTCATCGCACAATCTGTTACCCAACAACAGTTACTTACTCTTGCAGCAGCCATTGAAAGTGGTTCACATCACCCTTTAGCGAAAGCAATCGTTGATTATGCAGCTAAGCAGCAGATCGAAGTTATCGAAGCAAGTAATCGCAAAGCTAATGCGGGTGTAGGTATTCAAGGCGATATCGATAATCAAACCTATTATATTGTTGCGCCAAGTAAAGTTACTACGGTATCGATACCCTTAAATGATGAAAATGCACAAAAAATCCATCAACTAGAAAGCGCCGGTAAAACCGTTGTGGTACTAGTAACACAACAAAAATTAGTCGGAATGATTGCCTTGCAAGATGTGTTACGTTCTGATTCTATTACTGCAATAAAAGCGCTTAATGAATTGGGTCTTAAAACCTTAATGCTTACGGGTGATAATCAACGTGCGGCAAAAGCCATTGCAAGTCAATTAGGAATTGATTATCGTGCTGAATTATTACCAGCAGATAAATTGGTCGAAATTGAAAAAATTCGTAACACAACTTCAATTGCCATGGTTGGGGATGGTATTAACGATTCACCCGCAATGAAAGCAGCGACCGTTGGCATTGCTATGGGCAGCGGTACCGATGTAGCGCTAGAGGCAGCCGATGCCGCATTAACCAAAAATAGCCTACTAAGTTTGCCTAATTTAATTCGTTTAACTCGTTTCGCTAACCGTAATATTAAGCAAAATATCACTATTGCCTTAGGGATCAAGTTGGTGTTTTTGTTAACAAGTTTATTCGGTTATACTGGATTATGGTTAGCGGTATTAGCGGATTCAGGAACAACAGCTATCGTAACAGCCAATGCTTTAAGAGTGCTTGGTTTTAAAAGTAAAAAAGACAAAATTTAA
- a CDS encoding phosphopentomutase yields MKRVFIMILDSFGIGSAKDAAKFGDEGSDTLGHIAEQCALGNAEQGRSGTLKLPNLGKLGLIEAAYESTGHYPKGMQTEGEIIGAYGYASEISSGKDTPSGHWEIAGVPVLFDWGYFTNTTNSFPQDLLDKIVTRAKLPGYLGNCHSSGTVILDELGAEHMASGKPIFYTSADSVFQIACHEETFGLDKLYEVCEIARDELNKGNYNIGRVIARPFVGKKAGEFVRTGNRHDLAVEPPAPTVIKKLVDEKQGDVVSIGKIADIYAHVGITKKIKATGIEALFNASLEEIKQAKDNTIVFTNFVDFDSSYGHRRDVAGYAAALEYFDSRLPEMLALIEPGDLLIISADHGCDPTWTGTDHTREHIPVLVYGDSVPVGSLGHRETFADIGQSVADYFDLSPMEYGKSFISK; encoded by the coding sequence ATGAAAAGAGTTTTTATTATGATCCTAGATTCATTCGGGATTGGTAGTGCCAAAGATGCAGCAAAGTTTGGGGATGAAGGTTCCGACACATTAGGTCATATTGCTGAACAATGCGCATTAGGCAATGCAGAACAAGGACGCAGTGGTACACTTAAATTACCTAATTTGGGTAAATTGGGATTAATTGAAGCAGCATACGAATCAACAGGTCATTACCCTAAAGGTATGCAAACCGAAGGCGAAATTATTGGTGCTTACGGTTATGCTAGCGAAATTTCATCTGGTAAAGATACGCCATCTGGCCATTGGGAAATTGCTGGAGTTCCAGTACTGTTTGACTGGGGTTACTTCACCAATACAACCAATAGCTTTCCTCAAGATCTATTAGATAAAATTGTTACCCGCGCTAAACTTCCTGGTTATCTTGGTAATTGCCACTCATCGGGTACCGTTATTCTTGATGAACTTGGCGCTGAACATATGGCGAGTGGCAAACCTATTTTCTATACATCCGCTGATTCAGTTTTCCAAATTGCTTGTCATGAAGAAACTTTCGGTTTAGACAAACTTTACGAAGTGTGCGAAATCGCACGCGATGAACTTAATAAAGGTAATTACAACATTGGTCGTGTTATTGCCAGACCTTTTGTTGGTAAAAAAGCAGGTGAATTTGTGCGAACAGGTAATCGTCATGATCTGGCGGTTGAACCACCTGCGCCAACTGTGATTAAAAAGCTGGTTGACGAAAAACAAGGCGATGTTGTTTCGATTGGTAAAATCGCCGATATTTACGCTCACGTTGGCATCACCAAAAAGATTAAAGCAACCGGCATTGAAGCATTATTTAATGCATCGTTAGAAGAAATTAAACAAGCTAAAGATAATACCATTGTATTTACCAATTTTGTTGATTTTGATTCCTCTTATGGACACAGACGTGATGTAGCTGGTTATGCTGCTGCATTAGAATATTTTGATAGTCGCTTACCTGAAATGTTAGCGCTAATTGAACCAGGCGATCTGTTAATTATCAGTGCAGATCATGGTTGCGATCCAACTTGGACCGGTACTGATCATACTCGCGAACATATTCCTGTTTTGGTGTATGGTGATAGTGTACCAGTAGGCTCATTAGGTCATCGTGAAACGTTTGCCGATATTGGACAAAGTGTCGCTGATTATTTTGATTTATCACCAATGGAATATGGTAAATCTTTTATTAGTAAGTAA
- the surE gene encoding 5'/3'-nucleotidase SurE, which yields MMFNKLVNRVLLVNDDGIDASGIKILKDVAHKIAHEVWVVAPAIDQSGVSCSVSLKAPFRVAKRDEQEYAVYGTPADCSLFAIKHLMADKLPDLVLSGINNGSNVGFETVLSGTVGAAMMATALGIPSIALSQCSTEDNQPTIWDCAAYHAESVISKLLSLSTPKNICFNVNFPACDAHQIKGLKITKQGDCDVSRFVVAPTKDPEGHDYFWFRAKRNQQVFDDNKELDAANGNFIAITPIGYERTNYAFYETLLKEFDC from the coding sequence ATGATGTTTAATAAATTAGTAAATCGCGTTTTGTTAGTCAATGATGATGGTATTGATGCATCTGGCATTAAAATTTTAAAGGATGTAGCACATAAAATTGCTCATGAAGTTTGGGTAGTAGCACCAGCAATTGACCAAAGTGGTGTATCATGTTCGGTCAGCTTAAAAGCGCCTTTTCGAGTTGCAAAACGTGATGAACAAGAATACGCAGTTTATGGAACTCCCGCCGATTGCTCATTATTTGCTATTAAGCATTTAATGGCAGATAAGTTGCCTGATCTTGTGCTATCGGGCATTAATAATGGCTCAAATGTTGGATTTGAAACGGTTTTATCCGGTACGGTTGGCGCAGCTATGATGGCAACAGCTTTAGGAATACCATCAATTGCCTTAAGCCAATGCTCTACTGAAGATAACCAACCAACAATATGGGATTGTGCTGCATACCATGCTGAATCAGTGATCAGCAAACTACTATCATTATCTACTCCTAAAAATATCTGTTTTAATGTTAATTTTCCTGCTTGTGATGCTCATCAGATTAAAGGATTAAAAATCACTAAACAAGGTGATTGTGATGTCAGTCGTTTTGTGGTGGCACCAACTAAAGATCCAGAAGGTCACGATTATTTTTGGTTTAGAGCTAAGCGTAATCAGCAGGTGTTTGATGATAATAAAGAGTTGGATGCGGCTAATGGTAATTTCATTGCCATTACACCTATTGGTTATGAAAGAACAAATTATGCTTTTTATGAAACATTATTAAAAGAATTTGATTGTTAA
- a CDS encoding MFS transporter, with protein sequence MKHSYSFPILLTSLLFVTIALSALNTQVPLWLVRNEFSLGQIGLVGSSYFTGNLIGTIFANWFISKFNARYTYTYSCIIFAIATIGLSFSMDFYSWVIWRFFIGIACAVTWVVIESCILVTGTVRTRGKMLAVYLTTYYLGTVLGQALLQYFPQNVLYFGLVTALLMGLAILFILLTHYKLPKRKKSSFNIIPMIVNKPSRIGLIGCVIAGMLIGSLYSLLPAYYSHLGYNDTQVANWMILLILSGVIAQMPANWCADKFGRQIVLLFESTLMLLACVMLIFNWFDTLAIILLGATIYTIYPISMAWACSCVRKQDIVAMNQAMLLTNTLGSLIAPAVIAFVMDKTNNTYLFVSFAIISLYFIALLVKKRGTDAQPPKSTQIN encoded by the coding sequence ATGAAACATTCATATTCATTTCCTATTTTATTAACAAGCTTATTATTTGTGACAATTGCATTATCCGCACTTAATACCCAAGTACCGCTATGGTTGGTGCGTAATGAATTTTCACTAGGGCAAATTGGTTTAGTTGGCTCAAGTTACTTTACTGGCAACTTGATTGGTACCATTTTTGCAAATTGGTTCATTAGTAAATTTAATGCTCGTTATACTTATACCTACAGTTGCATTATTTTTGCTATTGCTACCATTGGTTTAAGTTTTTCAATGGATTTTTATAGCTGGGTAATATGGCGGTTCTTTATTGGTATTGCCTGCGCAGTGACTTGGGTTGTTATTGAAAGTTGTATTTTAGTAACAGGTACTGTGCGTACTCGTGGAAAAATGCTGGCGGTGTATCTAACTACCTATTATTTAGGCACGGTGTTAGGACAAGCGTTATTACAGTATTTTCCGCAAAATGTATTGTATTTTGGTCTAGTGACCGCTTTACTGATGGGGCTTGCAATATTATTTATATTGCTAACTCATTATAAATTGCCTAAACGTAAAAAAAGCAGTTTTAATATCATTCCCATGATTGTCAATAAACCGTCACGCATTGGTTTAATTGGTTGCGTGATTGCTGGTATGTTAATTGGATCACTTTATTCGCTTTTACCTGCCTATTATTCTCATTTAGGTTATAACGACACTCAAGTTGCCAATTGGATGATTTTGCTTATTTTATCTGGTGTAATAGCACAAATGCCCGCTAATTGGTGTGCCGATAAATTTGGTCGACAAATTGTATTATTATTTGAATCAACGCTCATGTTATTGGCTTGTGTAATGTTGATATTTAATTGGTTTGATACATTAGCAATTATCTTATTAGGTGCAACAATTTATACCATTTATCCAATCTCTATGGCATGGGCATGTTCATGCGTTAGAAAGCAAGATATTGTGGCGATGAATCAAGCCATGTTGTTAACTAATACATTAGGTAGTCTTATTGCCCCAGCAGTGATTGCTTTTGTTATGGATAAAACGAATAATACTTATTTATTTGTAAGTTTTGCTATAATCTCGCTTTATTTTATTGCCTTATTAGTTAAAAAAAGAGGAACCGATGCGCAGCCACCAAAATCCACTCAAATTAATTGA
- a CDS encoding MFS transporter — protein sequence MSKASSFRQKQSIVFLAFLITTFIIGIAGALQSPTLSRFLTFEVNVNSHLVGLFFSINALASIVGSFLLAKYSDKKGDRRYIVIFCCLMGVANSVTFAFTRNYFILITLGVLFAALSSAAMPQVFALAREYAVKSGRNVVAFNSIIRAQLSLAWVFGPPISFGLALSFGFTVMYLTAMSMFIIAMLFVAIFLPSVEKNPTSQLSSAADLQVANIPLWKNRNVVCLLLSTVFMWTANMMYIIDMPLYVDLVLHLPDSLPGILMGLAAGIEIPAMLIAGFLVPYLGKRNLFFIAIICGLFFYIGMIFFTSKFALLALQIFNALFIGIVANIGIIYFQDLLPTRMGVASTLFNNGIIFSVILAGVLQGFVSDEYGHEAIYWIALVMVAVSLLFCALVKDGKKRSY from the coding sequence ATGTCCAAAGCTTCATCCTTTCGTCAAAAACAGAGCATTGTCTTTCTAGCTTTTCTAATTACGACCTTTATTATCGGTATTGCAGGGGCGTTACAATCACCTACATTAAGCCGTTTCTTAACCTTTGAAGTTAATGTAAATTCCCATTTAGTCGGTCTTTTCTTTTCGATAAATGCTTTAGCCAGCATTGTGGGTAGTTTTCTATTAGCAAAATATTCGGACAAAAAAGGGGATAGACGTTATATTGTCATATTTTGCTGTTTAATGGGGGTTGCCAATAGTGTTACGTTTGCGTTTACGCGTAACTATTTTATACTGATTACGCTAGGGGTTTTATTTGCCGCGTTATCATCGGCCGCTATGCCGCAAGTTTTTGCTTTAGCGCGTGAATATGCGGTCAAATCAGGACGTAATGTGGTTGCTTTCAACTCAATAATTCGTGCTCAATTATCGTTGGCATGGGTATTTGGTCCACCAATCTCTTTCGGTTTAGCTTTAAGTTTTGGCTTTACTGTAATGTATCTAACCGCAATGTCCATGTTTATAATTGCAATGTTATTTGTTGCAATATTCTTACCATCAGTCGAAAAAAATCCTACTTCACAACTCAGCAGTGCAGCTGATTTACAAGTGGCTAATATACCACTTTGGAAAAACAGAAATGTCGTTTGTTTACTATTATCTACAGTATTTATGTGGACAGCTAACATGATGTACATTATCGACATGCCACTTTATGTTGACTTAGTTTTACATCTTCCCGACTCTTTACCCGGCATTTTAATGGGGTTAGCAGCGGGTATTGAAATTCCTGCGATGCTTATTGCTGGATTTTTAGTGCCTTATTTGGGCAAGCGAAATCTATTTTTTATTGCTATTATTTGTGGCTTATTTTTTTATATTGGCATGATTTTCTTTACCAGTAAATTTGCTTTGTTAGCACTACAGATATTTAATGCATTATTTATCGGAATTGTGGCTAATATTGGTATTATCTACTTTCAGGATTTGTTACCAACTAGAATGGGCGTAGCTTCGACACTATTTAATAACGGGATTATTTTTAGCGTTATTCTGGCAGGTGTTTTGCAAGGGTTTGTTTCTGATGAATATGGGCATGAAGCTATCTACTGGATTGCGCTTGTGATGGTTGCTGTTTCATTGCTGTTTTGTGCACTGGTTAAAGATGGAAAAAAACGGTCATATTAA
- the birA gene encoding bifunctional biotin--[acetyl-CoA-carboxylase] ligase/biotin operon repressor BirA, producing the protein MRSHQNPLKLIEILADGEFHSGEELAASFGITRAGINKYMKVLREWGLDFTSVQGKGYCLTAAIDLLKKTKIDHYYQADSRCEILPIIDSTNQYLLDKIGQLHSGDCCVAEFQSKARGRRGRKWFSPFGSNLYFSMYWQLEQGVAAAMGMSLVVGIVIADTLRELSGQDIKVKWPNDLYLNDQKLAGILIELAGKTGDCAHAIIGIGVNLMMTNPDPNIVNQKWANLGKVDRNLLVARIVKNLNIKLSEFEKQGLAPFISDWNRLDNFANRPVKLIIGDTIIRGIAKGINEQGALMLEQDGKINAHIGGEISLRGDE; encoded by the coding sequence ATGCGCAGCCACCAAAATCCACTCAAATTAATTGAAATCTTAGCGGACGGTGAATTTCATTCAGGTGAAGAACTTGCAGCGAGTTTTGGAATAACTCGTGCTGGAATCAATAAATACATGAAAGTATTGCGCGAATGGGGGCTGGATTTTACATCGGTTCAAGGTAAAGGTTATTGTTTAACTGCAGCGATTGATTTATTAAAAAAGACTAAAATTGATCACTATTATCAAGCGGATAGTCGTTGTGAAATTTTACCCATTATTGATTCAACTAACCAATATTTACTCGATAAAATTGGCCAACTTCACTCGGGTGATTGTTGTGTAGCAGAATTCCAATCAAAAGCGCGCGGTCGTCGTGGACGAAAATGGTTTTCACCGTTCGGCTCTAATCTTTATTTTTCTATGTATTGGCAGTTAGAGCAGGGCGTGGCTGCCGCTATGGGAATGAGCTTAGTTGTCGGAATTGTGATAGCAGATACTTTGAGGGAATTATCGGGTCAAGATATTAAAGTAAAATGGCCTAATGATCTTTATCTTAACGATCAAAAATTAGCAGGAATATTGATTGAGTTAGCGGGTAAAACGGGTGATTGTGCGCATGCAATTATCGGTATTGGTGTCAACTTAATGATGACTAATCCAGATCCTAATATTGTTAACCAAAAATGGGCAAATTTAGGTAAGGTAGATCGTAATTTGTTAGTCGCGCGTATTGTCAAAAATTTAAACATTAAATTATCTGAATTTGAAAAACAGGGCTTAGCGCCTTTTATTAGTGATTGGAATCGATTAGATAACTTCGCTAATCGTCCTGTAAAACTGATTATTGGTGATACTATTATCCGAGGGATTGCTAAAGGCATCAATGAGCAAGGCGCTTTAATGTTGGAGCAAGATGGCAAAATCAATGCACATATTGGTGGTGAAATCTCATTGCGTGGTGATGAGTAA